Part of the Crossiella cryophila genome, GGCACGGTGGACGCCTGGGCCGAGGCCACCAGCGTCGGCGTCCGCGACCCCGGCGACACCATGATCATGTACGGCAGCACGCTGTTCCTCGTCCAGGTGCCCGAGCACCCCGCGCCCACGCCGGAACTGTGGACCACTCGGGGCGTGTTCCCCGGCACCTACAGCCTGGCGGCAGGGATGGCCACCTCCGGCACCATCACCGATTGGCTGCGCGGCCTTCTCGGCGGCGAGTTCACCACCCTGCTGGACGAGGCCGCCCAGGTGCCCGCGGGCAGCAACGGCCTGCTGGTGCTGCCCTACTTCGCCGGGGAACGCACCCCGATCTTCGACCCGGACGCGCGCGGCATCATCGCCGGACTCACCCTGCGGCACGGCCGCGCCGAGCTGTACCGGGCCGCCCTTGAGGGCGTCGCGCACGGCGTCCGGCACAACCTGGCCGCACTGGCCGCCGCCGGTGGCCGGGCCCGGCGGCTGGTCGCGGTGGGCGGCGGCGCGCAGGGCTCGCTGTGGACCCAGATCGTCACCGACGTCACCGGCCGCGCCCAGGAGGTGCCCCGGCACACCATGGGCGCCAGCCTGGGCAACGCGATGCTCGCGGCGGGCGCACTCGGCGAGGAGGTGGACCCTGCGCGGTGGAACCCGTTGGCGCACACCGTGTCCGTTGATCCGGCGCGAGCCGAGCTGTACGCGGAGTACCACGAGCACTACCTGCGGCTTTATCCGTCCACTGTGGACACCGCGCACTTCCTGGCCCGGCGGCAGCGGCAGTCCGGCGAGCGCTGAGCCGCCGTCAAAAATCACCTCATCGGCGGCGGAACACCCGGACGAGACTGTGCGCGCACTGTTGTCGCGCAAAGGGGCTCGCCATGGCCATGGACCCGAACATCTCCAAAGCACGTCTCGCCCTGGGCACACTTGTGCTGCTCGCCCTGGGTGGTTGCACCCTGGCGCTGATGATCTCCTTGGACGCGGGCGCGTTCCTGGCCCGCACCCTGCCCATCGTGGTGATGATCGGCGCCGCGGTGATGGCCAACTCGATGGGCTGGTTCAACAAGAAGGTCAAGGACTGACCGCTCGGGCCACCTCGACCCACCGTGGTTCCGGGCCACGGTGGACGGCAGTGCACTGCACCGCGAAGGCGGCCACCACCTGGCCAGAGGTCAGCACGAACTCCACCCCGCGCGAGCCCTCCCGCACCTCGGCCACCTCGGCGACCGCGAACTCCCGCGTACCCCAGGGGTTGACCACCCGCACCCGCCCGTCGGCCAGTTCCAGGCGCGCGCGGAAGGCGGACCAGGCCGCCAGCCCCAGGAGCAGGTAGAACACCCCGACCCAGACCCACTCCTCGGCCGGCATGCCGTGCTGCTGCCAGTCCGGATTGGGCATCAGCGAGGGCACCAGCAGGAACGGCGCCAGCGCCAGTGGCAGCAGCACCGTCAGCAGGCGGACCCACCAGCGCACCCGCCACACCCTGGCGGCTCCATGTTCCCCAGTCATATCGGCATTCTCGCAGGTCCCGCCTACGCTCCCGGCGGCGCGGGCGCGTGTGCGACGCCGAAGGCCCCCCACACCAGCGGGGTCAGCTCCGGCGCGCCGGTGGAGTCCCAGCCCTCGGCCTGGGTGCGTTGCCAGGCGTTGAGCGCGGCGACCGGATCCGGCTGCTCCTGGGCCTGGTGCACGGCCAGCACCGCCTCGCTCAGCACGCCGTGCTCCGGGGTCCGGAAACCGGGGAACAGCCTGGTCAGGCCCGCGTCGGTGGGCAGCACCCAGCGGGTGGCGGTGACGTACTCGGCGCCGCCGTGCACCAGCGCGGCGACCAGGCCGGAGGGTTCGGCGTAGCGGTGGTCGCCGCCGCTCTCGCAGGCGATCAGCGCGGTGCGGTTGGGGATCCGCCAGCCGAGCAGGTCGGCGGCGGTGAGCGGGCCCTGGCCCAGGTGCAGCCGGGCGTCCAGGGCGTGCGCGGTGGTGGTGACGTGGCCGACGTAGAGGAACCGGCCGGCCTCGGCCAGTGCCGGGCGCAGCGTGTCCCGGTCCAGGACCTCCAGTGCCGCAAGGGATTCCGGCACCTGGCCGAGTACCCGGCCGAGCGGGGTCGGCGGGTCCACCACCGCGGCCACCGGGCCGGTGCCGGGGGAGACCCGGCGGGCCACCGCGTTGCGCACGGTGGCCGGGGTGAGGATGGAGACCTTCGCGGCGTGCACGAAGCGTTCCTCCTCCTCCATCCGCAGCGACTCCCATGGCACCTGGGCGGTGGACGGGGACGGCTGGATGCGCACGTGCAGCGGACCCCGCTCGTGCGCCCGGTGCAGCTCCTGGCCCAGCTGGGACGGGAAGAGCACGCCGGTGAGCTGCCAGGACAGCTTGCGCTCGCGGTCCCGGTCGGTCAGCGCGCCGTGTGCCAGCGCCCTGGTCAGGGCCTGGTGCGCGGACTCGCCGGGCCGCGGGGTGGGCAGCGCCTCGGCCAGTTCGGCCAGCGGCGGGCCGACCCGGTCCCTGGGCAGGATCAGCGCCCTGGGGTGCTCCGGATCGTGTTCCCAGCGCCAGCTGATGTACAACTCGCCCGCGTCGACGTAGGTCACCTGGACGGTGGTCACCACGAGCGCACCACCTCCGCCGAGCGCACCTGGATGCCGTAGCGCTGCTCGGCCAGGTCCAGCCACGGATCCAGCCGCGAGGGCACCGCGGTGTTCGCCCGGACCCTGGGCGGCAGCAGCAGTTCCGGCACCGGCAGCGGCTCACCCTCGCCCGAGGCGACCAGGGCCAGATCCTCCGGCGTGGGCAGGGACAGCAGCGCGGAGTGGTCGATCTCCGCGGGTTCGGCGGACTGGCCGGGCAGCGACACCGCGGCCGCCAGATGGTCCAGGTAGGCCACCACCAGCTGCTCGTCCAGGGTGGCGCCGATGGCGACCAGGGCGGCCTTGGTGGCGGGGGCCGCGGCCTGGGCGATCCAGCGCTCCCGCATCGGACCGGCCCGGAAACGCCGGCGCGCGGCCTCGGCGGCCAGTGCGGCGGGCAGCGCCAGGTCCAGCGCGGGGGCGACCAGATCGGCTGGTGGCACGCCGTAGGCGGCCCGGCGGTGCAGGGCGCCCGAACGCCAGGAGTCCAGGGTCAGCGCCATATGCCACATGCCGTTGTCCACGCACAGCGCCCTGGCCTGGTCCAGGCATTCGTCGGCCTTGGCGAACTCGGCCATCGTCTCGTAGGCGTTGCCGCGCACCTGCAGTACCGCGGTCCGGAACCGGGGCGAGTCCGCGGGCATCTCGTCCAGCAGCCGCAATGCCTCTTCCGGCCGGGACTGGATGACCGCGATGGCCGCGCGGCCGAACTGGCTGACCACCTGGTGCCAGGGATCGGCGCCCAGCTTCGCCGCCGCGGTGTAGTGCGCCAGCGCCTCGTCGTCCCGGCTGTTGAGGTGGGCGAGCCTGCCGAGGCTGTTCAACGCGATCGCCTCGCCCTCGGCCTCGCCGATGGCGGCGAACAACTCCCGCGCCAGGTGCAGGTGCTCGCCGGAGGTGGCCTGGTCCCCGGTGCCGTCGGCGACCTCGGCCAGGGCCAGGTGGATGTTCGGGATGAGTTCCGGCGCGACCCGTTCGGCCAGCGCCATGGCGGCCTCGGCGTCGGTGGCGGACTCGGCGTAGTCACCGGCGGCGGCCAGCACCATGGCCCTGGTGCTGAGCAGCACGGCCATGCCCTGTTCCTGCGGGAGCGGGAACCAGGCGACGGCCTCCAGCCCGGCGTCCAGGATCTCCCTGGCCTTGGCGAACTCGGCGTAGTGGCGGCGCTCGGTGGCCAGCTGGTTGAGCCAGCTCAGCAGGTGGCCGAGCACGGGCTGGGCGACCTCGTTGGCCGGTTCCAGTTCCAGCGACCGCCGCAGGTCGGCCAGTGGTTCCCGCCACTCGCCGGTGTTCAGCACGGTCATCGCGCGCACGGCGAACAGGGTGGCGCGCAAGGACACCGTGCCGAACTCATCACCCACCAGCGCCTCGCACTCGTGGGTCAGCCCGATCGCGGTGTTGACCAGCTCGATCGCCTCCCGGCCCTCGGTGAGGTTGGCGAGGTTGATCAACGTCTGCGCCCGCCTGGCCAGCGCCTCCGGATCACCGGGGGCGGCCAGGGTCAGCTCATATGCCTTGCGCACCAGTCGATTGGCCGCCTTCAGGTTGCCCCGGCTGGCCTGCAACGCGCCCTTGTTGTGCAGCCGTTTCCAGCGCTGCCAGTGCGGTCCCGCGGGGGTGGTCACAGCAGCCGTCCCGCGCGTTCGGTGAGGCTGGCGGCCGGATCCTCCAGACGGGACAGGGCGAAGCCCACCAGGGCCGCGCGACGGGCCGGGGCGGCCGGGTCCGGGGGAGCGGGTGCGGCGAACTCCGGCGCGTACACGGTGAGCACCCGCTGGTCGGCAGGCAGCAGCAACGCGGTGGCCGGCAACGGGATCGAGCCGGTCAGCTCACCGGTCGGGGTGGGCTCCAGGTCCAGCTCGACCGGCCCGAACCGGGCGGCCAGCCGCGGCGGGAAGCCGCCGGGGCTGGGTGGGATGGAGGCTTCGAGCACGGAGATCCCGTTGCGGCGCAGGATGATCCAGCTCGCCTCGGCGACCGCGTCCGCCGCACCGGCGGGCACCAGCGACCAGTCCACCGGGGCCGAACCCCGTTGCACCACCAGGCCACCCGGCTGCCCGCCACCACCGGCGGCGAGCGCGTAGTCATCCCGCCGGGCCGCCGCCGCCGGGGCGGGGGCCTGGACGCCGAAGTCCTCGGCCAGCTCGGCCAGCCGCTCGGCCAGTGCGAGTGCCTCGGCGTGCAGGTTCTCGTTGGCGGACAAGGCTTCCAGCGGCAGCGGCAGCAGTGCGGCGAGCGCGCGTTCGGTGGCCTGCTCGTCGTCGAGCAGGTGGCTGACCGCGTGCGTGGCCAGCGCGTGCTCGGCGGCCAGCAACGCCGGGTGCAGCACCGGCACCCCGGCCAGGGCCGAGGCGGGCCACCAGAATCGGGCCCAGTTCAGCAGGGCCAGCCGGTGCACGGCGGTCAGCACCGCGGGCTCGGCCAGTTCCCACTGCCAGGCGGCGGCGCGGTCGGCCGCGTGCACCTCGACGACCG contains:
- a CDS encoding FGGY-family carbohydrate kinase, whose translation is MADSGVVLGVDIGTSSSKAVLTSRDGRVLARASRAHALSSPRPGWFEHDADAVWWADFRALTRELLGQVEEPVAAVAVSGIGPCYLPADGAGRPLRPAILYGVDTRATEQIAALNAELGEQRILARGGTALSSQAVGPKIRWVAEQEPEIHRRTELWFMASSYLVHRLTGRFVLDHHSASQCDPLYDLHAADWARDWAELVAPGLPLPELLWPTEIAGSISAAAARETGLPQGIPVTAGTVDAWAEATSVGVRDPGDTMIMYGSTLFLVQVPEHPAPTPELWTTRGVFPGTYSLAAGMATSGTITDWLRGLLGGEFTTLLDEAAQVPAGSNGLLVLPYFAGERTPIFDPDARGIIAGLTLRHGRAELYRAALEGVAHGVRHNLAALAAAGGRARRLVAVGGGAQGSLWTQIVTDVTGRAQEVPRHTMGASLGNAMLAAGALGEEVDPARWNPLAHTVSVDPARAELYAEYHEHYLRLYPSTVDTAHFLARRQRQSGER
- a CDS encoding CHAT domain-containing protein translates to MTTVQVTYVDAGELYISWRWEHDPEHPRALILPRDRVGPPLAELAEALPTPRPGESAHQALTRALAHGALTDRDRERKLSWQLTGVLFPSQLGQELHRAHERGPLHVRIQPSPSTAQVPWESLRMEEEERFVHAAKVSILTPATVRNAVARRVSPGTGPVAAVVDPPTPLGRVLGQVPESLAALEVLDRDTLRPALAEAGRFLYVGHVTTTAHALDARLHLGQGPLTAADLLGWRIPNRTALIACESGGDHRYAEPSGLVAALVHGGAEYVTATRWVLPTDAGLTRLFPGFRTPEHGVLSEAVLAVHQAQEQPDPVAALNAWQRTQAEGWDSTGAPELTPLVWGAFGVAHAPAPPGA
- a CDS encoding tetratricopeptide repeat protein, with the protein product MTTPAGPHWQRWKRLHNKGALQASRGNLKAANRLVRKAYELTLAAPGDPEALARRAQTLINLANLTEGREAIELVNTAIGLTHECEALVGDEFGTVSLRATLFAVRAMTVLNTGEWREPLADLRRSLELEPANEVAQPVLGHLLSWLNQLATERRHYAEFAKAREILDAGLEAVAWFPLPQEQGMAVLLSTRAMVLAAAGDYAESATDAEAAMALAERVAPELIPNIHLALAEVADGTGDQATSGEHLHLARELFAAIGEAEGEAIALNSLGRLAHLNSRDDEALAHYTAAAKLGADPWHQVVSQFGRAAIAVIQSRPEEALRLLDEMPADSPRFRTAVLQVRGNAYETMAEFAKADECLDQARALCVDNGMWHMALTLDSWRSGALHRRAAYGVPPADLVAPALDLALPAALAAEAARRRFRAGPMRERWIAQAAAPATKAALVAIGATLDEQLVVAYLDHLAAAVSLPGQSAEPAEIDHSALLSLPTPEDLALVASGEGEPLPVPELLLPPRVRANTAVPSRLDPWLDLAEQRYGIQVRSAEVVRSW
- a CDS encoding PH domain-containing protein, whose amino-acid sequence is MTGEHGAARVWRVRWWVRLLTVLLPLALAPFLLVPSLMPNPDWQQHGMPAEEWVWVGVFYLLLGLAAWSAFRARLELADGRVRVVNPWGTREFAVAEVAEVREGSRGVEFVLTSGQVVAAFAVQCTAVHRGPEPRWVEVARAVSP